In Bifidobacterium sp. ESL0745, one DNA window encodes the following:
- a CDS encoding phenylpyruvate tautomerase MIF-related protein: protein MPVIHTHVSVSTTPSQREALKAAYGKAITAVPGKTESWLMCPFEDNMPIYFGGTDDKPAAYVEVNVMGAPGSVDRSVWESMSKQIMTALNKELGVPEDRTYIRYTATGDWGWNGGNF from the coding sequence ATGCCAGTCATCCACACCCACGTTTCCGTTTCCACCACACCGTCGCAGCGCGAGGCCCTGAAAGCCGCGTACGGTAAGGCCATCACCGCCGTCCCCGGCAAGACCGAGAGCTGGCTGATGTGCCCGTTCGAGGACAACATGCCGATTTACTTCGGTGGTACCGATGACAAGCCAGCGGCCTACGTCGAGGTGAACGTGATGGGCGCGCCCGGCAGCGTCGACCGTTCCGTTTGGGAATCGATGTCGAAGCAGATCATGACCGCGCTCAACAAGGAGCTCGGTGTGCCTGAGGACCGCACTTATATCCGCTACACGGCCACAGGCGACTGGGGCTGGAACGGCGGCAACTTCTGA
- a CDS encoding formate--tetrahydrofolate ligase — protein MALIDQFTTQYGLVKKIDAFGYLDYLKNHADEPRKHGQVILVTADTPLKASRGEGKTTTTIALIDALRARGIDATAVLRQPSMGITAAGSKGGASGGGKSSLSHPELIDWGLCGEMAAIENAQNLLVSFAEKAIDEGRIDTILVPRVSEVPSRSLRQIAVDRGKGNVPERVVLTPTCELMQIVVLSHSMDEIAERVSSMVAGTKDGNPVTFGEFIDLWRITGILGDAVKPAQTETVNGSPVYVHCGPFANVSLGIPSLISVEMACALHDVVVVEAGYGADAGAQKWLDIACREFGAQWPAAAVVVTRASTWRDDPKLAWRYPFHVHRLESLGIPTFPLVNLWDGEDDQIDSLRDTAKSLNFRDPIIGNLFRDGGEALAPQLDAFVGAIGNTNNSANASTVNVLDAPADAADPEAADNRASHKGMGLVEDVKWIANNAYGVPADRVLFKLGFEQSLAEATELCNGVGTSIDDLAVVAVKSPATMTDDDSAATDERTVTLKKVEPHLGAGVVQVNLTTSLTTPMPKIV, from the coding sequence ATGGCTCTGATCGATCAATTCACTACCCAATATGGACTGGTCAAAAAAATCGATGCGTTTGGTTATCTCGATTACTTGAAGAACCACGCCGACGAACCGCGCAAGCACGGACAGGTCATCCTTGTTACTGCCGATACGCCGCTGAAGGCTTCGCGCGGTGAAGGGAAGACCACCACCACCATCGCGCTGATCGACGCGCTGCGCGCCCGTGGCATCGACGCGACCGCCGTATTGCGTCAGCCGAGCATGGGCATCACCGCGGCCGGTTCCAAGGGCGGGGCATCGGGCGGCGGCAAGTCCTCGCTTTCCCATCCCGAGCTGATTGACTGGGGTCTGTGCGGCGAAATGGCCGCCATCGAAAACGCGCAGAACCTGCTGGTCTCCTTCGCGGAGAAGGCCATTGACGAAGGCCGTATCGACACGATTCTCGTGCCGCGCGTCTCGGAAGTGCCCTCGCGCTCGCTGCGCCAGATCGCCGTCGACCGTGGCAAAGGCAACGTGCCTGAGCGCGTCGTCCTGACCCCGACCTGCGAGCTCATGCAGATTGTCGTGCTCTCGCATTCCATGGACGAGATTGCCGAGCGCGTTTCGTCAATGGTGGCCGGCACCAAGGACGGTAACCCCGTTACCTTCGGCGAATTCATTGACCTTTGGCGCATCACCGGTATCCTCGGTGACGCGGTGAAGCCGGCGCAGACCGAAACCGTCAACGGCTCCCCGGTCTATGTGCACTGCGGCCCCTTCGCCAACGTGTCGCTTGGCATTCCGAGCCTGATTTCCGTGGAAATGGCCTGCGCGCTGCACGACGTCGTGGTGGTCGAAGCCGGATACGGTGCCGATGCCGGCGCCCAGAAATGGCTTGACATCGCTTGCCGCGAGTTCGGAGCTCAGTGGCCGGCGGCTGCTGTGGTCGTCACCCGCGCCTCGACCTGGCGCGACGACCCGAAGCTCGCCTGGCGCTACCCGTTCCACGTCCATCGCCTCGAAAGCCTTGGTATTCCTACCTTCCCGTTGGTCAATCTCTGGGACGGCGAAGACGACCAGATCGATTCCCTGCGCGACACGGCGAAGTCGCTCAACTTCCGCGACCCGATCATCGGCAACCTGTTCCGTGACGGAGGCGAGGCTTTGGCTCCGCAGCTTGATGCGTTTGTCGGTGCGATTGGTAATACAAATAATTCCGCCAATGCCAGCACCGTCAATGTCTTAGACGCCCCCGCCGATGCCGCCGACCCCGAAGCTGCCGACAATCGCGCCAGCCACAAGGGCATGGGCCTGGTCGAGGACGTGAAATGGATTGCCAACAACGCGTACGGCGTTCCCGCGGACCGTGTGCTGTTCAAGCTGGGATTCGAGCAGTCTCTTGCCGAAGCGACCGAGCTTTGCAACGGCGTCGGCACCAGTATCGACGACCTCGCGGTGGTGGCGGTCAAGTCCCCGGCCACCATGACCGACGACGATTCCGCCGCAACCGACGAACGCACCGTCACTCTTAAAAAAGTCGAGCCGCATCTCGGCGCCGGCGTGGTGCAGGTCAACCTCACCACCTCGCTTACCACCCCGATGCCGAAAATCGTCTGA
- a CDS encoding C69 family dipeptidase, with protein MACTTILIGKDASYDGSTIIARNEDSANGEFNPKRFVVVKPEDQPRHYRSVLNHLDIELPDNPLQYTSMPNADLTNGIWGEAGVNEANVAMSATETLTTNERVLGADPFVEFEPAKGKKGEPDYVPEVAGGISEEDFLSIVLPYIKTAREGVERLGSLLEQYGTNEMNGVAFSDVNEIWWLETVGGHHWIAKRVPDEAYVTMPNQLGIDEFDLEDALGEQEDYMCSTDLNEFIEANHLDLAVEATTPLNPRDAFGSHSDSDHVYNTPRAWYMQRTLNPYDEVWDGPDADHTPESDDIPWARQPERKVTIEDVKYVLSSHYQGTPYDPYGHKGDEHTRHMYRCIGINRQSQLSVIQIRPYRPQSDRTVQWISLGSNPFNALVPFYPNVDTTPAYLEATTTRVTSENLYWENRIIAALCNSAFAETSNAIERYQELTGAMGHRMIAATDEQIARLGGDKEASAESMAQTELNAGNPEGDVEPMEPDQIIAATRNAEVREVLRAANQSMADQIKKETDKLLDSVLYTVSMKMANGFNRSDN; from the coding sequence ATGGCATGTACCACCATTCTGATTGGCAAAGACGCAAGCTATGACGGCTCGACCATCATCGCGCGCAACGAGGATTCGGCGAACGGGGAGTTCAACCCCAAGCGTTTCGTCGTGGTCAAGCCGGAGGACCAGCCCCGGCATTATCGCAGCGTCCTGAACCATCTCGACATTGAGCTGCCGGACAATCCGTTGCAATACACTTCGATGCCCAATGCCGACCTTACCAACGGCATCTGGGGCGAGGCCGGCGTCAACGAGGCGAACGTGGCCATGAGCGCCACCGAAACGCTGACCACCAATGAGCGTGTGCTCGGTGCCGATCCGTTCGTCGAGTTCGAACCGGCCAAGGGCAAGAAGGGCGAGCCGGACTATGTGCCTGAAGTCGCTGGCGGTATCAGCGAGGAAGATTTCCTTTCCATCGTCCTACCGTATATCAAGACCGCCCGCGAAGGTGTGGAACGCCTGGGCTCGCTGCTCGAACAGTATGGCACCAACGAGATGAACGGTGTCGCCTTCAGCGACGTCAACGAGATCTGGTGGCTTGAGACCGTCGGCGGTCACCATTGGATCGCCAAGCGCGTTCCGGACGAGGCTTATGTCACCATGCCGAACCAGCTGGGCATCGACGAGTTCGACCTTGAAGATGCCTTGGGCGAGCAGGAGGACTATATGTGCTCTACTGACCTCAACGAATTCATCGAGGCCAACCATCTCGATCTCGCCGTCGAGGCAACCACCCCGCTCAACCCGCGCGACGCCTTCGGTTCGCACTCCGATTCCGACCACGTCTACAACACCCCGCGCGCCTGGTACATGCAGCGCACGCTGAACCCGTACGACGAGGTGTGGGACGGCCCGGACGCCGATCATACCCCCGAATCCGACGACATCCCGTGGGCCCGCCAGCCCGAGCGCAAGGTCACCATCGAGGATGTCAAGTATGTGCTGAGCTCGCACTATCAGGGCACGCCTTACGATCCTTACGGCCACAAGGGCGACGAGCACACCCGCCATATGTACCGCTGCATCGGCATCAACCGCCAGAGCCAGCTTTCCGTGATCCAGATTCGCCCGTACCGTCCGCAGTCCGACCGTACGGTTCAGTGGATTTCCTTGGGCTCGAACCCGTTCAACGCGCTGGTTCCGTTCTATCCCAACGTCGACACGACGCCGGCCTATCTCGAAGCGACCACCACGCGCGTGACCAGCGAGAACCTTTACTGGGAGAACCGCATCATCGCGGCCCTTTGCAATTCCGCGTTCGCCGAGACCTCCAACGCCATCGAGCGCTATCAGGAGCTCACCGGTGCCATGGGCCATCGCATGATTGCGGCCACCGACGAGCAGATCGCCAGGCTCGGCGGCGACAAGGAGGCCAGCGCGGAATCGATGGCACAGACCGAGCTCAACGCAGGCAACCCCGAAGGCGACGTCGAACCGATGGAACCTGACCAGATCATCGCCGCCACCCGCAACGCCGAGGTGCGCGAGGTCCTGCGCGCCGCCAATCAGTCGATGGCCGACCAAATCAAGAAGGAGACGGACAAGCTGCTTGATTCCGTGCTTTACACGGTCTCGATGAAGATGGCCAACGGCTTCAACCGTTCCGACAACTAA
- a CDS encoding YbhB/YbcL family Raf kinase inhibitor-like protein, whose product MKISADFTTIPDDFTGAAAPEYKVDGTPIVSFPFYIDEVQANMHYLHWQLTDPDSIPVCGFEWIHWSSANVPIDALMFDFNDSHALQIPPDFSRTLPTMIPESAQGRTSAASKFVGSSNPAVTMRYNGPTPPDKPHGYVLHVWATVDPLPDMRQGFWLNDLYHKILAYGGPIDDAEITFIGNPAK is encoded by the coding sequence ATGAAGATTTCAGCAGATTTTACGACTATTCCCGACGATTTCACCGGGGCTGCGGCACCCGAATACAAGGTCGACGGCACGCCGATCGTCTCGTTCCCCTTCTACATCGACGAGGTGCAGGCGAACATGCATTATCTGCACTGGCAGCTGACCGACCCTGACTCGATTCCCGTCTGCGGTTTCGAATGGATTCACTGGTCGTCGGCCAACGTGCCGATCGACGCGCTGATGTTCGATTTCAACGATTCGCACGCCCTGCAGATTCCGCCGGACTTCTCGCGCACACTGCCGACGATGATTCCCGAGTCCGCGCAGGGACGTACCAGCGCCGCCAGCAAGTTCGTGGGTTCGAGCAATCCAGCGGTGACGATGCGATACAACGGTCCGACTCCGCCCGACAAGCCACATGGCTACGTGCTGCACGTCTGGGCTACCGTCGACCCGCTGCCGGACATGCGTCAAGGCTTCTGGCTCAACGATTTGTATCATAAGATTCTTGCCTACGGCGGCCCCATCGACGACGCCGAGATCACTTTCATCGGCAATCCGGCAAAGTAG